In Citrus sinensis cultivar Valencia sweet orange chromosome 2, DVS_A1.0, whole genome shotgun sequence, a single genomic region encodes these proteins:
- the LOC102623495 gene encoding tetrahydroberberine oxidase-like, producing the protein MKSSCTSIIPFAFILLLSYDCWVTFANIHATSSVLDDHYDDNLFLDCLSMHSDNASSISEVIYTKSHSSYSSVLNFSIQNFRFSTPNTPKPQVIVTPSDVSQVQAAIKCSQKHGLEVRIRSGGHDFEGLSFVSEVPFVIIDLLNLSEISVDAEEQTAWVQAGATLGQLYYRIAEKSKNLGFPGGLCPTVGAGGHISGGGYGVMLRKFGLAADNIVDAHLIDAKGRFLDRKSMGEDLFWAIRGGGGASFGVIVAWKVRLVTVPSTVTRFLVTRSLDQNATEIVHKWQYVAHKFHEDLFIEVTLSRVNSMMVAIFSSVFLGGVDRLLPMMQESFPELGLTKEDCTEMSWIESVQNLAGFEKGQSLDLLLDRDSQSNGVVVNGTTKAFFKGKADYVKEPIPVNAFEGIYDKFYEEEGQIAFMVLVPYGGKMSEISESETPYPHRAGNIYQIFYGVFWGEDGASQRHIDWLRRLYSYMTPYVSKNPRGAYINNRDLDVGTNNQGYTSVEQASVWGNKYFKNNFKRLVHVKTMVDPHDFFRNEQSIPPLIDNLRISCPESICSETTPLLTEDSNGFPSSYSFQ; encoded by the coding sequence ATGAAGTCTTCTTGCACTTCTATCATCCCATTTgcttttattcttcttttatcGTATGATTGCTGGGTTACTTTTGCCAACATTCATGCAACTTCTTCAGTGCTTGATGATCATTAcgatgataatttatttcttgattgCCTTTCTATGCACTCTGATAACGCCTCCTCCATTTCCGAAGTGATTTACACAAAAAGCCATTCTTCTTATTCATCCGTCTTGAATTTTTCCATACAAAACTTCAGGTTCTCAACACCCAACACCCCCAAACCTCAAGTCATTGTCACGCCATCAGACGTATCCCAGGTTCAAGCAGCCATTAAATGTTCTCAAAAGCATGGCTTGGAGGTTAGGATTCGAAGTGGTGGCCATGACTTTGAGGGTCTATCTTTTGTTTCTGAGGTCCCGTTCGTCATCATTGATTTGCTAAATCTTAGTGAAATCAGTGTTGATGCAGAGGAGCAAACAGCTTGGGTTCAAGCAGGCGCCACCCTTGGCCAACTTTATTACAGAATTGCtgagaaaagtaaaaatctTGGCTTTCCAGGCGGACTTTGCCCTACTGTTGGGGCTGGTGGACATATTAGTGGTGGAGGATATGGGGTCATGTTGCGTAAATTTGGCCTTGCTGCCGATAACATCGTTGACGCACACTTGATTGACGCCAAAGGTAGATTTCTTGATAGAAAATCAATGGGAGAAGATCTATTTTGGGCCATTCGAGGTGGTGGAGGAGCTAGCTTTGGCGTGATCGTCGCATGGAAAGTAAGGCTAGTCACAGTTCCATCAACGGTGACTCGATTCCTAGTAACAAGAAGCTTGGATCAAAATGCAACAGAGATTGTTCACAAATGGCAGTACGTTGCACATAAGTTTCATGAAGATTTATTTATCGAAGTCACTTTATCCAGGGTGAATTCAATGATGGTGGCTATATTTTCATCGGTGTTTCTCGGTGGGGTTGATAGGCTCCTTCCAATGATGCAGGAGAGCTTCCCTGAGCTTGGTTTGACAAAAGAAGACTGCACAGAAATGAGCTGGATTGAATCAGTCCAGAATCTTGCTGGATTTGAAAAGGGACAATCCTTGGATTTGTTGCTTGATAGGGATTCTCAATCCAATGGGGTTGTTGTGAATGGTACAACAAAAGCTTTTTTTAAAGGGAAAGCGGACTATGTGAAGGAGCCAATCCCTGTAAATGCATTCGAAGGAATATATGATAAGTTTTATGAAGAAGAGGGACAAATAGCTTTCATGGTATTGGTTCCTTATGGTGGGAAAATGAGTGAGATTTCGGAGTCTGAAACTCCGTACCCACATAGAGCTGGCAACATATACCAAATATTTTACGGAGTTTTTTGGGGAGAAGATGGAGCATCTCAAAGACATATTGATTGGTTAAGAAGATTATACAGTTACATGACACCCTATGTCTCAAAAAATCCTCGAGGAGCATATATCAATAACAGGGATCTTGACGTCGGAACAAATAACCAAGGATACACAAGCGTTGAACAAGCTAGCGTTTGGGGCAACAAATATTTCAAGAACAATTTCAAAAGGTTGGTTCATGTGAAGACTATGGTTGATCCTCATGATTTCTTTAGAAATGAACAAAGCATTCCACCTCTTATAGATAACTTACGCATTAGCTGTCCTGAGTCTATTTGTTCTGAGACCACTCCACTCCTTACAGAAGATTCTAATGGATTCCCCAGCAGCTACAGTTTTCAATGA